Proteins found in one Rhodobacteraceae bacterium D3-12 genomic segment:
- the rplO gene encoding 50S ribosomal protein L15, whose product MKLNELRDNDGATKKRKRVGRGPGSGMGKTAGRGIKGQKSRSGVAINGYEGGQMPLYQRLPKRGFNKPNRKKFAVINLGLIQKFVDEKKLDAKNAITEDVLVESGLVRRKLDGVRVLAKGDISAKLTLEVTGASKSAIEAVEKAGGSLKVTAATAAE is encoded by the coding sequence ATGAAACTCAATGAACTGCGCGACAACGACGGCGCAACCAAGAAACGCAAGCGCGTTGGCCGTGGTCCGGGCTCCGGCATGGGTAAAACCGCTGGCCGTGGTATCAAAGGTCAGAAATCCCGTTCGGGTGTGGCGATCAATGGCTACGAAGGCGGCCAAATGCCGCTCTACCAACGTCTGCCAAAGCGTGGCTTCAACAAGCCGAACCGCAAGAAATTTGCCGTCATCAACCTTGGTCTGATCCAGAAATTCGTTGATGAGAAGAAACTGGACGCCAAAAACGCCATCACCGAAGACGTGCTGGTCGAATCCGGCCTCGTGCGCCGCAAACTCGACGGTGTTCGCGTCCTCGCCAAGGGCGATATTTCTGCGAAATTGACCCTCGAAGTGACCGGCGCATCCAAATCGGCCATCGAGGCCGTGGAAAAAGCTGGCGGCTCGCTCAAGGTAACGGCTGCGACAGCAGCTGAATAA
- a CDS encoding MarC family protein, with protein MPELDPITLFREFITLFVVIDPIGTLPVFYFATQRVPNHLHWKIAFRGVVVATFVLLLFLIGGQIVIEAIGLRLGSFQIAGGIILFLFALTMIFGDPKASREIEAAEKDHMSGAVFPLAMPSIASPGAMLAVVILTDNKSHSIPDQMVTGALLMVVLMITLVLLLLASQVKRVIGSTGSNVISRVMGMILAAVAVDSVVNGLEVVGMISLGG; from the coding sequence ATGCCAGAGCTCGACCCCATCACTCTCTTCAGAGAGTTTATCACGTTGTTCGTGGTCATCGACCCGATCGGCACGCTGCCTGTGTTCTATTTTGCAACCCAGCGGGTGCCAAATCACCTGCATTGGAAGATCGCCTTTCGCGGTGTTGTGGTGGCGACCTTTGTGTTGCTCCTGTTCTTGATCGGTGGGCAGATCGTGATCGAAGCGATAGGCCTGCGCCTCGGTTCGTTCCAGATCGCAGGCGGCATCATTCTCTTCCTGTTCGCGCTCACCATGATCTTTGGTGACCCCAAAGCCAGCCGCGAAATCGAAGCCGCAGAGAAAGATCACATGTCAGGCGCAGTGTTTCCGCTGGCGATGCCTTCCATTGCCTCTCCCGGCGCGATGCTCGCCGTGGTGATCCTGACTGACAACAAAAGCCATTCGATCCCCGATCAGATGGTCACAGGCGCGCTCTTGATGGTGGTCCTGATGATCACCCTCGTGTTGCTCTTGCTTGCCTCACAGGTCAAACGCGTCATCGGCAGCACGGGCTCTAACGTGATCAGCCGCGTCATGGGCATGATCCTCGCCGCTGTGGCGGTGGATTCGGTGGTCAACGGGCTGGAAGTCGTGGGAATGATCTCGCTCGGCGGGTGA
- the rpmD gene encoding 50S ribosomal protein L30, with the protein MAKTIVVKQIGSPIRRPAKQRQTLIGLGLNKMHKTRELEDTPSVRGMVNSIPHMVEIIEEKG; encoded by the coding sequence ATGGCTAAAACCATCGTTGTAAAACAGATCGGCTCGCCGATCCGCCGCCCCGCCAAACAGCGTCAAACGCTGATCGGTCTGGGCCTCAACAAGATGCACAAGACCCGCGAACTCGAAGATACACCTTCGGTGCGTGGCATGGTCAACTCGATCCCGCATATGGTTGAGATCATCGAAGAAAAAGGTTGA
- the rplR gene encoding 50S ribosomal protein L18, whose translation MANSKRTLFLKRRLRVRNKLRKVNSGKVRLSVHRSNKNISCQLIDDVQGVTLASASSLEKDLGVVGKNNVEAATKVGTAIAERAKKAGVAEAYFDRGGFLFHGKVKALADAAREGGLKV comes from the coding sequence ATGGCAAACAGCAAACGGACACTGTTCCTCAAGCGCCGCCTGCGCGTCCGGAACAAACTTCGCAAGGTGAATTCGGGCAAGGTACGCCTGTCGGTTCACCGTTCGAACAAAAACATCAGCTGCCAGCTGATCGACGATGTGCAGGGTGTAACCCTCGCGTCTGCCTCCTCGCTCGAGAAAGACCTCGGTGTGGTTGGCAAGAACAACGTCGAAGCAGCAACCAAGGTCGGCACGGCCATTGCAGAGCGCGCCAAAAAGGCGGGCGTTGCAGAGGCCTATTTCGACCGCGGTGGCTTCCTGTTTCACGGCAAGGTCAAGGCTCTCGCCGACGCCGCGCGTGAAGGTGGGCTGAAAGTTTAA
- the rplF gene encoding 50S ribosomal protein L6, which produces MSRIGKKPVDLPSGVSAAVSGQTIEIKGPKDTQSFTASDDVSLAVEENAVTITPRGKSKRARQQWGMSRTMVANMVQGCTEGFKKELEINGVGYRAQIQGNTLKLNLGLSHDVDFNVPAGVTVTCPKQTQIIVEGTDAQLVGQVAANIREWRKPEPYKGKGIKYKDEYIFRKEGKKK; this is translated from the coding sequence ATGTCTCGTATTGGTAAGAAACCAGTCGATCTGCCGTCGGGCGTCAGCGCCGCTGTCTCCGGCCAGACCATCGAAATCAAGGGCCCGAAAGACACTCAGTCTTTCACTGCGTCCGATGATGTGAGCCTCGCGGTAGAAGAAAATGCCGTGACAATCACGCCCCGTGGCAAATCCAAGCGTGCCCGCCAACAGTGGGGCATGAGCCGCACAATGGTGGCAAACATGGTTCAAGGCTGCACCGAAGGTTTCAAGAAAGAACTTGAAATCAACGGCGTTGGTTACCGGGCACAAATTCAGGGCAACACGCTCAAGCTCAACCTTGGCCTCAGCCATGATGTTGACTTCAACGTGCCTGCTGGCGTGACCGTTACCTGCCCTAAGCAGACCCAGATCATCGTTGAAGGCACTGACGCACAACTCGTCGGCCAGGTCGCGGCCAATATCCGCGAATGGCGCAAGCCCGAGCCCTACAAAGGCAAAGGCATCAAGTACAAAGACGAGTATATCTTCCGCAAGGAAGGCAAGAAGAAGTAA
- the rpsH gene encoding 30S ribosomal protein S8 codes for MNDPIGDMLTRIRNSQMRGKSTVSTPASKLRAWVLDVLADEGYIRGYESGSDADGHPTLEISLKYFDGTPVIRELKRVSKPGRRVYMGVKDVPSVRQGLGVSIVSTSKGVMSDASARAANVGGEVLCTVF; via the coding sequence ATGAACGATCCTATCGGCGATATGCTCACCCGTATCCGCAACTCGCAGATGCGTGGTAAATCAACCGTTTCCACTCCGGCGTCGAAACTTCGCGCTTGGGTTCTGGATGTGCTGGCCGACGAAGGCTACATCCGCGGTTACGAATCCGGTTCTGATGCAGACGGTCACCCGACCCTCGAAATCAGCCTGAAATATTTTGATGGCACCCCTGTCATTCGCGAACTCAAGCGGGTCTCCAAACCCGGCCGTCGCGTTTACATGGGCGTCAAGGATGTTCCGTCGGTCCGTCAGGGCCTCGGTGTGTCGATTGTCAGCACATCCAAGGGTGTGATGTCGGACGCAAGCGCACGGGCTGCCAATGTTGGCGGCGAAGTGCTCTGCACCGTCTTCTAA
- the rpsN gene encoding 30S ribosomal protein S14, with amino-acid sequence MAKKSMVAREAKRQKLVEKYAAKRAELKAIINDQEKPMEERFRASLKLAKLPRNSSATRLHNRCQLTGRPHAYYRKLKISRIALRELGSSGQIPGMVKSSW; translated from the coding sequence ATGGCTAAGAAATCCATGGTCGCTCGGGAAGCAAAACGCCAAAAACTGGTGGAAAAATACGCCGCCAAGCGTGCCGAGCTCAAAGCAATTATCAACGATCAGGAAAAGCCGATGGAAGAGCGCTTCCGCGCCTCCCTGAAGCTGGCGAAACTGCCGCGCAACAGCTCGGCAACCCGCCTTCACAATCGTTGCCAGCTCACCGGCCGTCCGCACGCTTACTACCGTAAGCTCAAGATCAGCCGGATCGCATTGCGCGAGCTTGGTTCGTCGGGGCAGATCCCCGGCATGGTCAAATCAAGCTGGTAA
- the rplE gene encoding 50S ribosomal protein L5 produces the protein MLDAATYTPRLKAAFKDTIRAELKEEFSYANDMMIPRLEKIVLNIGCGRAAVKDSKKAKSAVEDLTLIAGQKALMTVAKNSIAGFRVREGMPMGAKVTLRGDRMYEFLDRLITIAMPRVRDFRGVSGKSFDGRGNYAMGLKEHIVFPEIDFDKVDEPWGMDIVIATTAKTDAEAKSLLKAFNMPFNS, from the coding sequence ATGCTTGATGCTGCAACCTATACCCCGCGTCTCAAGGCCGCGTTCAAAGACACCATTCGTGCCGAGCTGAAAGAAGAATTCAGCTACGCCAACGACATGATGATCCCGCGTCTTGAAAAAATCGTGCTGAACATCGGCTGTGGCCGCGCAGCAGTGAAAGACTCCAAGAAAGCCAAATCGGCTGTTGAGGATCTGACGCTGATCGCTGGTCAAAAGGCGCTGATGACCGTGGCCAAGAACTCCATCGCCGGCTTCCGCGTTCGCGAAGGCATGCCGATGGGCGCCAAGGTCACGCTGCGCGGCGACCGTATGTATGAATTCCTCGACCGGCTCATCACCATCGCAATGCCCCGCGTCCGCGACTTCCGCGGCGTGTCCGGCAAAAGCTTCGATGGGCGTGGCAACTATGCCATGGGCCTCAAAGAGCACATCGTCTTCCCGGAAATCGACTTTGATAAAGTTGACGAACCCTGGGGTATGGACATCGTGATCGCCACCACCGCGAAAACCGACGCGGAAGCCAAGAGCCTGTTGAAAGCTTTCAACATGCCCTTCAACAGCTGA
- the rplX gene encoding 50S ribosomal protein L24: protein MAAKLKKGDKVVVLTGKDKGKEGTISSINPTAGKAIVDGINMAIRHTRQSQTSQGGRLPKAMPIALSNLALLDKNGKPTRVGFKVEGDKKVRFAKTTGDVIDA from the coding sequence ATGGCTGCGAAACTCAAAAAAGGCGACAAGGTCGTCGTGCTGACCGGCAAGGACAAGGGCAAGGAAGGTACGATCTCTTCCATCAACCCGACTGCCGGTAAAGCAATCGTCGATGGCATCAACATGGCCATCCGTCACACCCGTCAGAGCCAGACAAGCCAAGGCGGCCGCCTGCCCAAGGCCATGCCGATCGCGCTGTCCAACCTGGCGCTTCTCGATAAGAACGGCAAACCGACGCGCGTTGGCTTCAAGGTTGAAGGCGACAAGAAAGTGCGTTTTGCCAAAACCACGGGGGACGTGATCGATGCTTGA
- the rplN gene encoding 50S ribosomal protein L14, which yields MIQMQTNLDVADNSGARRVQCIKVLGGSKRKYASVGDVIVVSVKEAIPRGRVKKGDVRKAVVVRTAKEVFREDGTVIRFDRNAAVILNNNNEPIGTRIFGPVVRELRSKNFMKIISLAPEVL from the coding sequence ATGATCCAGATGCAGACCAATCTGGATGTTGCTGACAACTCCGGCGCTCGCCGAGTTCAGTGCATCAAGGTTCTGGGTGGTTCCAAGCGGAAATACGCAAGCGTCGGTGACGTTATCGTAGTATCCGTGAAGGAAGCCATCCCACGCGGTCGCGTGAAGAAAGGTGACGTGCGTAAAGCCGTCGTCGTGCGCACCGCCAAGGAAGTGTTCCGTGAAGACGGCACCGTGATCCGTTTTGATCGCAACGCCGCCGTCATCCTCAACAACAACAACGAGCCGATCGGCACCCGTATCTTTGGGCCGGTTGTTCGTGAGCTGCGGTCGAAGAACTTCATGAAGATCATTTCGCTCGCACCGGAGGTGCTGTGA
- the rpsQ gene encoding 30S ribosomal protein S17: MPKRILTGTVTSDANAQTVTVSVERRFTHPVLKKTIRKSKKYRAHDEKNVFKVGDKVRIIECAPKSKTKRWEVLEA, translated from the coding sequence ATGCCCAAGCGAATTCTCACAGGCACCGTGACCAGCGACGCCAACGCACAAACCGTAACCGTGTCGGTCGAACGCCGCTTCACGCACCCGGTTCTGAAGAAAACCATTCGTAAGTCCAAGAAATACCGGGCGCACGATGAAAAGAATGTTTTCAAAGTCGGTGACAAAGTCCGCATCATCGAATGCGCACCGAAGTCGAAAACGAAACGTTGGGAGGTTCTGGAGGCCTAA
- the rpmC gene encoding 50S ribosomal protein L29 codes for MNANDLRDKTPDQLREELANLKKESFNLRFQQATGALENTARMRVVKRDTARVLTILNQKAADAATTAE; via the coding sequence ATGAACGCTAACGATCTGCGTGATAAAACGCCGGATCAGCTCCGTGAAGAGCTGGCCAACTTGAAAAAAGAGAGCTTCAACCTGCGGTTTCAGCAAGCCACCGGCGCGCTGGAAAACACCGCACGTATGCGTGTCGTCAAACGTGACACCGCGCGCGTGTTGACCATTCTCAACCAAAAAGCCGCTGACGCGGCAACAACCGCTGAATAA
- a CDS encoding ubiquinone biosynthesis methyltransferase UbiE, giving the protein MKTVDIVKWVATAIQLVGYGLTGLNIVPWNVFAFFIGIFLWFAVGVMWKDRAIMVVHVGAFVSLMAGYLNS; this is encoded by the coding sequence ATGAAAACTGTCGATATCGTAAAATGGGTGGCCACCGCCATTCAGCTCGTCGGATATGGCCTGACCGGGCTCAATATCGTGCCGTGGAACGTGTTTGCCTTTTTCATCGGGATTTTCCTTTGGTTCGCGGTTGGCGTCATGTGGAAAGACCGGGCCATCATGGTGGTTCACGTCGGGGCGTTTGTCTCTCTCATGGCTGGCTATTTGAATTCCTGA
- the rplP gene encoding 50S ribosomal protein L16, producing the protein MLQPKRTKFRKMHKGRIKGLAKGGSDLNFGSFGLKATQPERVTARQIEAARRAMTRHMKRQGRVWIRIFPDTPVTSKPTEVRMGKGKGSVDFWACKVKPGRVMFEIDGVDEDIAREALRLAAMKLPIKTRVVVREDW; encoded by the coding sequence ATGCTTCAACCAAAGCGTACTAAGTTCCGTAAGATGCACAAAGGCCGGATCAAGGGGCTCGCCAAAGGCGGTTCCGATCTGAACTTCGGCTCTTTCGGTCTCAAAGCCACCCAGCCCGAGCGTGTGACTGCACGGCAAATCGAAGCGGCCCGCCGCGCGATGACCCGTCACATGAAACGTCAGGGCCGTGTCTGGATCCGCATTTTCCCGGATACCCCGGTCACCTCCAAACCCACCGAAGTTCGGATGGGTAAGGGTAAAGGTTCCGTGGATTTCTGGGCCTGCAAGGTCAAGCCGGGTCGTGTGATGTTCGAAATCGACGGCGTCGACGAAGACATCGCCCGCGAAGCGCTGCGTCTTGCGGCGATGAAATTGCCGATCAAGACCCGCGTCGTAGTTCGGGAAGACTGGTAA
- the rpsC gene encoding 30S ribosomal protein S3 — MGQKVNPIGMRLQVNRTWDSRWFANTKDYGDLLLEDIAMRDFIKEECKQAGVARVIIERPHKKCRVTIHTARPGVIIGKKGADIEVLRKKLAAMTDSELHLNIVEVRKPELDAQLVAENIAQQLERRVSFRRAMKRGVQNAMRMGALGIRVNVAGRLGGAEIARTEWYREGRVPLHTLRADIDYAAGEAMTAYGIIGIKVWIFKGEIMEHDPQARDRKAQELQDGPAPRGAGGRR; from the coding sequence ATGGGTCAGAAAGTCAATCCGATTGGCATGCGCCTTCAGGTCAACCGCACCTGGGACAGCCGCTGGTTCGCGAATACCAAGGATTACGGTGATCTTCTGCTCGAAGACATCGCCATGCGCGATTTCATCAAAGAAGAGTGCAAGCAGGCCGGCGTGGCCCGTGTGATCATCGAACGTCCGCACAAAAAGTGCCGCGTGACGATCCACACTGCGCGTCCGGGTGTCATCATCGGCAAGAAAGGTGCAGACATCGAAGTGCTGCGCAAGAAGCTCGCCGCCATGACTGACAGCGAATTGCACCTCAACATCGTCGAAGTGCGCAAGCCCGAGCTTGACGCCCAGCTGGTGGCCGAGAATATCGCCCAACAGCTTGAGCGCCGGGTCAGCTTCCGCCGTGCGATGAAACGTGGTGTCCAAAACGCCATGCGTATGGGTGCCCTCGGCATCCGGGTTAACGTTGCGGGCCGCCTTGGCGGTGCCGAAATCGCCCGGACCGAATGGTATCGCGAAGGTCGCGTTCCGTTGCACACGCTGCGCGCCGACATCGACTACGCCGCCGGCGAAGCGATGACGGCCTACGGCATCATCGGGATCAAGGTCTGGATCTTCAAAGGCGAGATCATGGAGCATGACCCGCAAGCGCGTGACCGCAAGGCACAAGAACTTCAGGATGGTCCGGCCCCACGTGGCGCCGGTGGCCGTCGCTGA
- the rplV gene encoding 50S ribosomal protein L22, with protein MSKDKNPRRVADNEAMAKTRMLRTSPQKLNLVAQMIRGKKVDKALTDLTFSKKRIAQDVKKCLQSAIANAENNHNLDVDELVVAEAYVGKNLTMKRGRPRARGRFGKILKPFSELTILVRQVEEQA; from the coding sequence ATGAGCAAGGATAAGAATCCCCGCCGCGTGGCTGATAACGAAGCAATGGCGAAAACCCGCATGCTTCGTACATCCCCGCAGAAACTGAACCTGGTGGCACAGATGATCCGTGGCAAGAAGGTGGACAAGGCCCTGACGGACCTGACCTTCTCGAAAAAGCGGATCGCGCAGGACGTGAAGAAATGCCTTCAGTCCGCCATCGCCAATGCCGAGAACAACCACAACCTCGACGTCGATGAACTGGTCGTCGCCGAAGCATATGTGGGCAAGAACCTGACCATGAAGCGCGGACGCCCTCGGGCCCGTGGCCGGTTTGGCAAGATCTTGAAACCGTTCTCGGAACTCACCATCCTGGTGCGTCAAGTTGAGGAGCAAGCCTAA
- the rpsS gene encoding 30S ribosomal protein S19, whose amino-acid sequence MSRSVWKGPFVDSYVLKKAEAARESGRNDVIKIWSRRSTILPQFVGLTFGVYNGQKHIPVNVSEDMIGQKFGEYSPTRTYYGHAADKKAKRK is encoded by the coding sequence ATGTCTCGCTCTGTTTGGAAAGGTCCGTTCGTCGACAGCTACGTGCTTAAGAAAGCCGAAGCTGCGCGTGAATCGGGCCGCAATGACGTCATCAAGATCTGGTCGCGTCGCTCAACCATCCTGCCCCAGTTTGTGGGCCTCACATTCGGTGTTTATAACGGCCAGAAGCATATTCCGGTCAACGTAAGCGAAGACATGATCGGTCAAAAGTTCGGTGAATACTCCCCGACCCGCACCTATTATGGTCACGCAGCCGACAAAAAAGCGAAGCGGAAGTAA
- the rplB gene encoding 50S ribosomal protein L2, translated as MALKSYKPTTPGQRGLVLIDRSELYKGRPVKSLTEGLTKSGGRNNTGRITMRRTGGGAKRLYRIVDFKRNKRDVAATVERIEYDPNRTAFIALIKYSDGEQAYILAPQRLAVGEQVIASAKADIKPGNAMPFSGMPIGTIIHNIELKPGKGGQIARAAGTYAQFVGRDGGYAQIRLSSGELRLVRQECMATVGAVSNPDNSNQNFGKAGRMRHKGIRPSVRGVVMNPIDHPHGGGEGRTSGGRHPVSPWGKPTKGARTRNKNKASQKLIIRSRHAKKKGR; from the coding sequence ATGGCACTTAAGTCGTATAAGCCGACGACGCCGGGCCAGCGCGGGCTGGTGCTGATCGACCGTTCGGAGCTGTATAAAGGACGTCCTGTCAAATCTCTCACCGAGGGTTTGACCAAGTCGGGCGGCCGGAACAACACCGGGCGGATCACAATGCGTCGCACGGGCGGGGGCGCAAAGCGTCTCTACCGGATCGTTGATTTCAAACGGAACAAACGCGATGTCGCGGCCACCGTCGAACGGATCGAATATGACCCGAACCGGACCGCCTTTATCGCGCTGATCAAGTACTCGGATGGTGAGCAAGCCTATATCCTCGCACCGCAGCGTCTCGCTGTTGGCGAGCAGGTGATTGCCTCCGCTAAAGCCGATATCAAACCGGGCAACGCGATGCCGTTCTCGGGGATGCCGATCGGTACGATCATTCACAACATCGAGCTGAAACCCGGTAAGGGTGGCCAGATCGCACGCGCCGCGGGCACCTATGCCCAGTTTGTCGGTCGTGACGGTGGCTACGCCCAGATCCGCCTCAGCTCGGGCGAGCTGCGTCTCGTGCGTCAGGAATGCATGGCCACCGTTGGTGCCGTGTCCAACCCTGACAACTCGAACCAAAACTTCGGTAAAGCGGGCCGTATGCGTCACAAGGGCATCCGCCCATCTGTGCGTGGTGTCGTTATGAACCCGATCGACCACCCCCATGGTGGTGGTGAAGGCCGTACCTCGGGTGGTCGTCACCCGGTGTCGCCTTGGGGCAAGCCGACCAAAGGGGCTCGCACCCGTAACAAGAACAAAGCGTCGCAAAAGCTTATTATCCGCTCGCGCCACGCCAAGAAGAAGGGACGCTAA
- a CDS encoding 50S ribosomal protein L23: protein MSAEAKHYDVIRKPIITEKATMASETNAVVFEVAIDAAKPQIKEAVEALFGVKVKAVNTSITKGKVKRFRGQLGKRKDVKKAYVTLEEGNTIDVSTGL from the coding sequence ATGAGTGCCGAAGCAAAACATTACGACGTGATCCGCAAGCCGATCATCACCGAGAAAGCAACCATGGCGTCGGAAACGAACGCAGTTGTCTTCGAAGTGGCAATCGACGCCGCCAAACCCCAGATCAAAGAGGCCGTTGAGGCTCTGTTTGGTGTGAAGGTAAAGGCTGTGAACACATCGATCACCAAAGGCAAAGTCAAACGCTTCCGCGGCCAGTTGGGCAAGCGGAAAGACGTGAAGAAAGCCTATGTGACGCTCGAAGAAGGCAACACGATCGACGTTTCGACCGGGTTGTGA
- the rplD gene encoding 50S ribosomal protein L4 — protein sequence MKLDVIKLDGDKAGSVELDEALFGLEPRADILHRVVRWQRNKAQAGTHKVKTRSEVSYSTKKIYRQKGTGGARHGSRRAPIFRKGGIYKGPTPRSHGHDLPKKFRKLGLMHALSAKAKAGELVVIENAEAEGKTAALAKLVKNLGWKRALVIDGAAVNEGFLKAARNIEGLDILPTMGANVYDILKRDTLVITKAGVEALEARLK from the coding sequence ATGAAACTTGATGTGATCAAACTCGACGGCGACAAGGCCGGTTCGGTTGAGCTCGACGAGGCCCTGTTTGGCCTCGAGCCGCGCGCCGACATCCTGCACCGCGTCGTTCGCTGGCAGCGTAACAAGGCGCAAGCCGGTACGCACAAGGTGAAAACCCGGTCCGAAGTCAGCTACTCGACCAAGAAGATCTATCGCCAGAAGGGCACCGGCGGCGCACGCCACGGCTCCCGTCGGGCACCGATCTTCCGCAAAGGTGGGATTTACAAGGGTCCGACGCCGCGTTCGCACGGCCACGACCTGCCGAAAAAATTCCGCAAGCTGGGCCTGATGCACGCGCTGTCTGCGAAAGCGAAAGCAGGCGAGCTGGTTGTGATCGAGAACGCCGAAGCCGAGGGCAAAACCGCCGCTCTGGCCAAGCTGGTCAAAAACCTGGGCTGGAAACGCGCGCTGGTGATCGACGGAGCCGCCGTGAACGAAGGCTTCCTGAAAGCAGCCCGCAACATCGAAGGTCTAGATATCCTGCCGACGATGGGCGCAAACGTCTATGACATCCTCAAGCGTGACACCTTGGTGATCACCAAAGCAGGTGTCGAAGCATTGGAGGCTCGCCTGAAATGA
- the rplC gene encoding 50S ribosomal protein L3, whose translation MRSGIIAKKVGMTRLFMEDGKQIPVTVLQLDKLQVVAQRSSDQHGYTAVQLGAGTAKAKRTSQAMRGHFAAAKVEPKRKVVEFRVSEDNLIGVGEEISAEHYIAGQKVDVSGVSIGKGFAGAMKRHNFGGLRASHGVSISHRSHGSTGQCQGPGKVFKGKKMAGHMGAARVTTQNLEVVKTDAERGLVFIKGAVPGSKGGWVTVKDAVKKSIPEGVPFPAALKSAAAPAAEAPAEQAPAEGGEA comes from the coding sequence ATGCGCTCTGGAATTATCGCCAAGAAGGTGGGCATGACCCGCCTGTTCATGGAAGACGGCAAGCAGATCCCTGTGACCGTTCTTCAACTCGACAAACTGCAGGTTGTGGCCCAACGCAGCAGCGATCAGCACGGCTATACCGCCGTTCAGCTCGGTGCAGGCACAGCCAAGGCCAAGCGGACCAGCCAAGCCATGCGCGGCCACTTCGCAGCAGCCAAAGTCGAACCCAAACGCAAGGTTGTTGAATTTCGCGTCAGCGAAGACAACCTGATCGGTGTCGGTGAAGAGATTTCTGCCGAGCATTATATCGCCGGTCAGAAAGTCGACGTTTCGGGCGTGTCGATTGGTAAAGGCTTTGCCGGTGCCATGAAACGCCACAACTTCGGCGGTCTTCGCGCATCGCACGGTGTTTCGATCTCGCACCGTTCGCACGGTTCGACTGGCCAATGTCAGGGCCCCGGCAAGGTGTTCAAAGGCAAGAAAATGGCCGGCCACATGGGCGCAGCCCGCGTGACCACGCAAAACCTCGAAGTGGTGAAAACCGATGCCGAACGTGGCCTCGTCTTCATCAAGGGCGCTGTGCCCGGTTCGAAAGGTGGCTGGGTCACCGTAAAAGATGCGGTCAAGAAATCGATCCCCGAAGGCGTGCCGTTCCCGGCTGCGCTGAAATCGGCAGCGGCTCCGGCGGCTGAAGCACCCGCAGAACAAGCACCTGCGGAAGGTGGTGAAGCATGA
- the rpsJ gene encoding 30S ribosomal protein S10: protein MQSQNIRIRLKAFDYRVLDASTQEIVNTAKRTGAQVRGPIPLPNKIEKFTVLRGPHVNKKSRDQFEIRTHKRLLDIVDPTPQTVDALMKLDLAAGVDVQISV from the coding sequence ATGCAATCGCAAAATATTCGCATTCGGCTTAAGGCCTTTGATTACCGCGTACTGGATGCCAGCACGCAGGAAATCGTCAACACGGCCAAGCGGACCGGCGCACAAGTGCGCGGCCCAATTCCGCTGCCGAACAAGATCGAGAAATTCACCGTTCTGCGTGGTCCCCACGTGAACAAGAAATCGCGCGACCAGTTCGAGATCCGTACGCACAAGCGTCTTCTCGACATCGTCGATCCCACCCCGCAGACCGTTGACGCGCTGATGAAGCTCGACCTCGCCGCGGGCGTGGACGTGCAGATTTCGGTTTAA